One Triticum dicoccoides isolate Atlit2015 ecotype Zavitan chromosome 3B, WEW_v2.0, whole genome shotgun sequence genomic window, ATATGCCAGGATACCTACAAGGATCACAAAACATAGGAAAACTAATAAAatgtaaataaaaataaatttatgCAACAAACTTGGTAAACTACTAAATACCGGAAATTATGCATTGAGGATATGAATAAGTGATAGATGCATATGTTGTGAGGGATTTTTGCACAGAAATATAGTCTAGGAAGTACGCATAAAATTCACTCATCACTACTCTAGCCATCCGACGTGGCGTTGCCTGTGAGTTGAGATGCGTGCGACGGTGGGGAGGGCGTTCGCCAGGTTCGCCCACCTGGCGAACGTCCGCGAGTTAAAATTTCTGAAAAAATAGGGGTAGTCATCATGATTTCAACCTTCTTCAACTATATTTAAAATCCCCGGACTTATAAAGCATAAATCAATTTAACATTTTTTACCTATATACAGATAAATTATATGGGGAAATATTTGAAATTTAAAGTTTAGCATGCTTCATAATTACACTTTAATCCCTACAGTAGCTTTTTGAAAAGGGGGTTGAAACCCCGGACTCTGCATCAAATTTTACCTACGTGAAAATAATCGTATATTTGTTATTTATATACAATATATACCTtattactaataaagcaaggtgtgtttctcTAATTTTTTCATTGTTCATCGTCAAAAAGACTTTTTttttatccgaggtggtactaaacttttgttCACCTATCGGCTAGAAAAGAAAAAAGGTTTGTCCAGAATTCCTTAATTGGGCCATGCACGCTGCGGCCCAAAAAAGCAAGCCCACTTATTATTGCCCATGCAGTTGGGAAGACCTTATTTGTCGCATGGAGCGATAGAGGCTGCCCAGAGGGCGCGTAAGACTGGGGCGGCCCGTTTCCCATTTTCTGATGTTCTAtttcaatttttctttatttttctgttCCTTTCTCTTTTACATTtccttttacttttttcctcctatttttaatttttttcaagtaAAAATTTACAAAAATATTCAGAATTTCAACTTTTGTTCAAATATTCAAAAAGTGGTCAGAATTCAATTTTTTTGttccaaatttgaaaaatgttcgaaACATTTAAAAATTCCTGTTTCGAATTTTTATCATTTTCTATTTTGTGTTTTTCATAAATTCTTTGACATTTTTTAAACATTACATTTTATAAAATGTTACATATTTTAAAATATTCTTCTTTTAGTGAAATGATCACAAATTCAAAATAATATTTTCGTCTAagaaaacattttataaaattgctttgaatgttcccctttaaaatatcaaaaattaaaaaatatttgtatttttataaaaaaaatcttgTTTTCAAAATATttgttgtgaatttgaaaaaatattgatgTTTCTAATTTTGTTGGTCTTTTCTAAAAATATTGAAATTTTCAAAAAACAATTGTTCGCTTTTTTTGATAATTGTTGgagattttaaaaattgttcatgtgtCAAAGAATATTCGCCAATTCATAATTTTTTTTTGAATGTTCAAAATTTTTTAAAATATATTTCTAATCTGACACTATAGTATTTTCTTAAATGTTCACACTGGCCATTGGTTAGCGGTGCGTGTTCGTTCTATGCTGGTTGACTATAAATGAAAAAATTGTTGACACATGCGAATAAAAAAGAATATGTTATTTGGCTTTAATTAAAGCAAAATTATGAGCTCTTGAGCACTAAAATAATCAGAAAGAAAAAACCCTAAAAAAGGGACATTCATGCCTAATTATGCTAATGAAATAGGATTTATGCGTTGCAATTAATAATCCGCCTGGTTACGCCGTCGTAGGATTGAGTGGTCCAAGCAACCCGAAGGTGGCCGCGCAGGCACCAAACAAGGAGGCAGACACAACCCTAAGATGGAGGCAGACCCGAAGAAAAAAAGGCATAAGTTGGGTGCTTGCCACCACGCCGACCAACCCCACCACTATCAAGATTTCCCGTGTCAAACATATCCAGCGAGAAGACCATAACTCCTTGCTTTGTCGCCTATCATTGTAGAGATATATTTTTGGATGACACGTCAATTATTTTTCCCGTTGCTTCTAGAAAAAATCTATCCCGTTGCAACACGGACATATGTGCTAGTAGTATAAATGTAAAGAAATATCTAGTCCGTACAGCTACACATGTAGATTGATGACTAGCAAGATTAATCGAAGATGGAAACAAAGGAGTGTCCCAATCTTCGATCCTATAAGTACAAGAGAATGTGAAAAGAAGACTAATGCATCGAAATCAGATATTTCTACGAGAACTACGAAGATAAGGGTCCCCAGAACAGACGGCCGTTAAGCGGCCACACGCACCCGTAACTACCACAAGGTTAACATACATGACCTCCTCTGCAAGGCGCGTGGTATCAGGATAGTACTAGCCTGTCGCTCCGCTTCACACCATGGCGTCGGCAGGCGACGTGTTCGACCATGGACGCCATGGCACCAGCCTTGCCAAAGTCGAGCAGGCCACGAGCTGCTGTGCGACCAGTCGCGTCGACGCGCAGCAGTCTCCTCCGAAGCCGCTGCTGGTGGCCGCCCCGTGCGACGCAGGGGAGTACCCGGTGGTGCTATTCTTGCACGGCTACCTCTGCAACAACTACTTCTACTCCCAGCTGCTCCAGCATGTCGCCTCCCATGGCTTCATCGTCATCGCTCCTCAGGTACTGTATTATATTAACAAGGTCATCAAGCTAATGTCGGCGTGGCACTGAACTTCTTCTCCAGAGATGAACACTGACTAAACTCGAGTACAATTGCAGCTGTACACGGTGTCCGGACCCGACACCACCGGCGAGATAAACTTGGCGGCCGCCGTTATCGACTGGCTCGCCGCCGGCCTCTCTTCCACGCTCGCACCCGGTATTCGACCGAACCTAACTGCGGTCAGTTACCAAATACCCTCGTTGCTCTCTAATTAACAGAACAATAATTCGAGCTCGAGGTACTAACAATCGCATCATCAATCAggtgtccatctccggccacagccGCGGTGGCAAGGTGGCCTTCGCgctcgggctgggccacgccaagacCTCCCTGCCTCTCGCGGCACTCATCGCCGTCGACCCCGTGGACGGCACCGGCATGGGCAACCAGACGCCTCCGCCAATCCTGGTCTACAAGCCGAACGCGCTGCGGGTCCCGGCGCCGGTCATGGTCATCGGCACGGGCCTCGGCGAGCTGCCTCGCAACGCCCTGTTCCCGCCGTGCGCACCTCTGGGCGTGAGCCACGCGGAGTTCTACGACGAGTGCTCGGCGCCGGCGTGCCACCTCGTGGCGAGGGACTACGGGCACACCGACATGATGGACGACGTGACGACGGGCGCCAAGGGGCTGGCCACGCGCGCCCTCTGCAAGAGCGGCGGGGCCAGGGCGCCCATGAGGCGATTCGTCGCCGGCGCCATGGTGGCGTTCCTCAAGAAGTGGGTGGAGGGGAAGCCGGAGTGGTTGGATGCCATGAGGGAGCAAACTGTGGTCGCGCCTGTGGTGCTGTCCGTGGTGGAGTTCCGTGATGAATAGCCAGGATGCCTTGCCAGTTGTCATTAGAGTTTAATCGATAGCGGTGACTCATACTCCGTATAGTAGGATAAACAAGCTTCTTTGTATGTTCATACATCAGAGAATATAAAGTGTTTACTGAAACCGACAATCCATAACTTGAACAGGGCATAACCCCTTCCATTACTGCGACATAACGAAAATACAACAGGTCCACAGAATGAGACAGGAAAGGGAAGAGCGAGTTCAAGCATTGCCGAGAAATCTACTGTGAGCACTCGCACCGCAGGGCGAAAACCCGACGACACTACTAAGTCTGTTAATGGAATAGAGTCACGGCCCATAAACAGGGCTACCAACCCACATTGGTGAACGCAGGGTAAGAAAGCAATGCTGAAGAGAGACCCATGGATGAACACAGGCTTTTTCTTCTGTCATCTCCTCTTCAGGGAGCCTCCTCGCTTTGGCTTGTAGCACAAATGTGCATCATCCTCGACCGCTGTTCTTCAGCATGTCCATCCTGGCTCGCAGATCCACTGCATCCTCCTGCTTCAGCAAACCTGCCCACAAATAGAGAAACTACATTCAAAAGGAGTTTTGAGACGTCTAAGCTCAAATGTAGCACTATTGTGGCAAGTCCAAATAGCCCAGCAAAGCACAGCAATACCAACTGTGTAGAAAGTCTCCCCCTGTGAGAAGAATGTATAACACCCGCAGCAATACCAACTGTGTAGAAAGTCTCCCCCTCTGAGAAGAATGTATAACACCATGAATAAGCCGGCCACATGTTGTTTGGACACAAATCAGTGCCAAACATACATGCAATCGTTCTCAAAGTACTTTAGCAACAGGACAATCCATAACTTGATTTGCTGGTCTCTTGTAATTGCCATATATACATAGTATTGTTTGGCACTCCTCCTTAATCACAACTAGCTATGTTTTAAGCACATATGGATGAGTGTATGTGCATATGTATCAGCGTTTGCTTCTCTACTGTGTTAAACTATCTAAGTTGAGACTGCGCTGAAAAGCCTCTATATGCCGCACTGGTTTAGTAAATCCATCTGCAACTTAAATGAATATTTAGAAACTTATTGACCACCCATTCTCGAACAAGGTGGTAGTAAATTTTAATATGCTTTGTTCCTTTGTCCTAACATGTAAGCAAGATTAGCATATAGGTCTGTTACATCAAGAATGTCACACCATAAGAAAAAGACTGCTTTTGGATGATGATCACCCAACTATGTTAGAAAATTTTGGACCCAAATATTATTATTGTTTTAAATCAAGATTTTTTTGTAAAATTTTGAATACCATTAAAATATTCAAACAAATTCGAAATTGTAAATAGATTTTGAACATTATTGAATAGTGAAGAACTTTTTtaaaattccaaacatttttgTTTGAAAAACGTGAATGAAAGCATTGGAATTCATGACCTTTTTTAAAAAGTGGGTTTTAAAATTCTGAAGCAAATTTGAAGATTTTGAAATTCTTAAAAATGGTGAATTTATGAAAactaaaaaagaaatagaaaacataaaagtaaaataaaattaaCCAGTAAAAGATACTGTCTGCTTAGCAACTGGCTATACAAAATATCTACTGAGATCGACGGCATGTGGATACAAATTGTGTGGAATAAATGCTTACACTCTAAAACTTTGGCCCTAGTCACCGCTAGGCCAACAGACTCACCattctggaaaggattaatgaGGACGGAAACAAGTTTCTTCCAATGAATGAAATTCCTAGTTGGTAATGATAATACTACTCGATTTTGGAAGGATACATGGTTAGGGGGACGCCTTTGGCTTTACAATATCCATCCTTATATAATATTGTGCAGCGTAAGGAGGATTATGTTATCATAGTATTAAATTCGATACCGCTTAATATCCAATTTAGGAGATCCCTAGTACGGGAACATTGGAATGCTTGGTTGCACCTGG contains:
- the LOC119275018 gene encoding chlorophyllase-2-like, whose amino-acid sequence is MASAGDVFDHGRHGTSLAKVEQATSCCATSRVDAQQSPPKPLLVAAPCDAGEYPVVLFLHGYLCNNYFYSQLLQHVASHGFIVIAPQLYTVSGPDTTGEINLAAAVIDWLAAGLSSTLAPGIRPNLTAVSISGHSRGGKVAFALGLGHAKTSLPLAALIAVDPVDGTGMGNQTPPPILVYKPNALRVPAPVMVIGTGLGELPRNALFPPCAPLGVSHAEFYDECSAPACHLVARDYGHTDMMDDVTTGAKGLATRALCKSGGARAPMRRFVAGAMVAFLKKWVEGKPEWLDAMREQTVVAPVVLSVVEFRDE